The following are encoded in a window of Paenibacillus polymyxa genomic DNA:
- a CDS encoding copper amine oxidase N-terminal domain-containing protein: MRNTWTALLACILVLGLAAGTAEAKQGRGNDQENKQEAKTSVKDGNEKSGEELINPHDSDNDQSKKQKDKASGKKDENSKKEKHAEIRKTEPVAVTDDTYEESKDHNGHKGRNGYKGLLHAVENTKDKPAGAVIANLLLTKYPDRLTPEQVAELELIRNSGKALTEAAELLAENGNVTDAVYMQEEAVLANVSDLDSYKKLGEFSKKAGRPSGMKLFVNGEEYDAKPINRKGTTLVPFRTASEALDAKVSWDPKEKAVIVTRNGVSVKLFVNSPKAYINGQPYSIEQPASIVDGTTMVPVRVIGEALGTNVKWEPESQSVVVYEQPTTTTTSTS, translated from the coding sequence ATGAGAAACACTTGGACAGCTTTACTAGCGTGTATACTGGTCTTGGGATTGGCAGCGGGAACCGCTGAAGCCAAGCAGGGACGCGGAAATGATCAGGAGAACAAACAGGAAGCAAAGACGTCTGTTAAAGACGGGAATGAAAAGAGCGGGGAAGAGCTAATCAATCCCCATGACTCAGACAATGATCAGTCCAAAAAACAAAAGGACAAAGCATCCGGTAAAAAGGATGAAAACAGTAAAAAAGAAAAACACGCAGAAATCAGAAAAACCGAACCTGTTGCAGTAACGGATGATACGTACGAGGAGTCCAAAGACCATAATGGTCACAAGGGACGCAACGGTTACAAGGGTCTGCTTCACGCGGTAGAAAATACAAAGGATAAGCCGGCAGGAGCTGTTATTGCGAATCTGCTGCTTACGAAATACCCGGACCGTTTGACTCCAGAGCAGGTTGCTGAACTTGAATTGATTCGGAATTCTGGTAAAGCACTGACTGAAGCAGCTGAGCTACTGGCTGAAAACGGAAATGTGACAGATGCCGTATACATGCAGGAGGAGGCGGTACTGGCTAATGTGTCCGACCTGGACAGCTACAAAAAGCTCGGTGAATTCTCGAAGAAAGCTGGACGGCCGTCGGGTATGAAGCTGTTCGTGAATGGTGAAGAGTACGATGCCAAACCGATTAACCGCAAGGGGACCACACTTGTTCCGTTTAGAACAGCTTCCGAAGCTTTGGATGCAAAGGTTTCCTGGGATCCGAAAGAAAAGGCTGTTATTGTCACCCGTAACGGCGTGTCCGTCAAATTATTTGTTAACAGTCCGAAAGCATATATTAACGGTCAGCCGTATTCTATCGAGCAGCCAGCATCCATAGTGGATGGGACGACAATGGTACCTGTAAGGGTAATCGGAGAGGCCTT
- a CDS encoding AEC family transporter — protein sequence MFGTILLDVVLPIFVLIGFGCIMQYYFRLDLYTLAKINFYYITPAVVFTGLYNSEISLMLMGEVSLFYALYIAILYVISTTVARSLKYSPGMRGAFTNSVMLDNSGNYGLPINQLVFKGDPLAISVQALIMTFQSFVTFTYGTFVVQNGKANTRKILINFLKMPVPYALALGLLLNLLHSPLPNLLAEPLNYISQSMVAVALLTLGAQIVQYPFRLRRTAVYISMVLRLIAGPIVGFMLVLLLGLKGIPAQALLIASGMPTGVNTSILAEEYKNEPDFAAQTVLLSTIVNVITMTLLISASRHLV from the coding sequence ATGTTCGGCACCATTCTTTTGGACGTTGTTTTACCTATTTTTGTACTTATCGGTTTTGGTTGTATCATGCAATATTATTTTCGACTGGATTTGTATACCTTAGCTAAAATCAATTTTTACTATATCACCCCCGCAGTTGTGTTTACGGGTCTTTATAATTCGGAAATTTCTTTAATGCTCATGGGTGAGGTTTCACTTTTTTATGCCTTGTACATAGCTATTCTGTACGTAATCAGCACTACCGTCGCCAGATCTCTGAAATACAGTCCCGGAATGCGTGGAGCTTTTACAAATAGTGTAATGCTAGATAATTCAGGAAATTATGGTCTGCCAATCAATCAGTTGGTGTTCAAAGGTGACCCTTTGGCCATTTCCGTTCAAGCTCTGATTATGACCTTTCAAAGCTTTGTCACATTTACATACGGCACTTTTGTTGTGCAAAACGGCAAGGCCAATACTCGAAAAATATTAATTAATTTTTTAAAAATGCCTGTTCCCTATGCGCTTGCGCTAGGTTTGCTCCTAAATCTGCTGCATAGTCCATTGCCTAATTTACTGGCTGAACCTTTGAATTATATTAGTCAGTCGATGGTTGCCGTGGCTCTGCTTACTTTGGGAGCACAAATTGTGCAATATCCCTTTCGTTTGCGCCGGACAGCCGTGTACATCAGTATGGTACTACGCCTGATTGCTGGTCCAATAGTCGGTTTTATGCTCGTCTTGCTGCTGGGTCTTAAGGGGATTCCCGCTCAAGCCTTGCTCATTGCATCGGGTATGCCTACCGGTGTTAATACAAGTATTTTGGCGGAAGAATATAAAAATGAACCCGATTTTGCCGCACAAACAGTATTACTTTCCACGATTGTGAATGTCATTACGATGACCCTGTTAATTTCAGCATCCCGTCATCTTGTTTGA